Genomic DNA from Candidatus Cloacimonas sp.:
GTTTCATAATTGTTTCTATCAGTTCCGAACCTTCTTGCTTCAGGTCAAAAGCACCATCGCTCAAATTCCATTGAGTAACCGTAAACCGCATTGAACCTACAATAATTCTGAATAATTGCTTGGCAGAAAGATCGGTTCGTATTTTACCTTCCTGCTGTGCCTGAATAATATAATTTTCCAGTGCCTGTTTGTGTTTATGCATTATGCATTGCGATTGTCCCTTAAAAGTAGGGTCATTTTTGAATAACTCCTCGGAAAACATCACTTTTGCCAAATCGGGATAGTTGCTGAAAAGAATATACCTATCCTCCACAAAATGCCTGATGCTTTCTAAAGGAGGGTAAGCCCTATCCCTTATTTCCTGCAAGACCTTATTGGAAATACT
This window encodes:
- a CDS encoding TetR/AcrR family transcriptional regulator, translated to MELTTRQKDILKAAIAIIANQGYEKLTTKNLATKIGVTDAALYRHFRSKRELVTMILGYFESISNKVLQEIRDRAYPPLESIRHFVEDRYILFSNYPDLAKVMFSEELFKNDPTFKGQSQCIMHKHKQALENYIIQAQQEGKIRTDLSAKQLFRIIVGSMRFTVTQWNLSDGAFDLKQEGSELIETIMKLIETKP